Below is a genomic region from Salvelinus fontinalis isolate EN_2023a chromosome 2, ASM2944872v1, whole genome shotgun sequence.
CTTGGGAACATATTTCCTAAATTAAACTAATTTCTAGCTGAATTCCTGGTCTTTTTTgaccaaatgtttttttgtttttttataaaaaaacacTTTGCAAGCCAAATACAATCACTTGCAGACCGGTTTTGGCCCGCGGGCCGCCCGTTGCCTCGCCCTGCCGTAGACAACAGTAAATTAGACATACCGTAGAGAACAGTAAATTAGCCATACCATAGAGAACAGTAAATTAGACATACCATAGAGAACAGTAAGTTAGACATACCGTAGAGAACAGTAAATTAGACATACCGTAGAGAACAGTAAGTTAGACATACCGTAGAGAACAGTAAGTTAGACATACCGTAGAGAACAGTAAATTAGACATACCATAGAGAACAGCAAAATAGAAAATGGTTTAGGAGTAAAAGTAGGGCTTTAAGACACTGATTGGTTTTTCTAGTCAACGTTTAAAACGCCCTGTGAAAGTAGACACAATGAAGGTCCAAGGTCTACATAATGAACTACTAAATTCTTACTACTGCTGGTACCACTAACACTAACCAGGTCTTCTGTGTGGCTTCTTTAATCTGACAGTTGGTGATGGTTAAAGTAGGATCTGTTTTTTAACAGACCTTCCTCATTATTAGCCAAAGAGAACTAACTTTGCCCTCCTGTGACTGTAGTTGATTATGTGGACATTAACCTTGAAAACGCCCCGACAgagaccaggcgaccagagaccAGGCGAACAGAGACCACGGCCTgagaccaggcgaccagagaccACGGCCTGAGACATATTCATTAGTCCATTGAAAGAAAAAAAGTTTTTAAATGCTTTGCAACAGGAAACAGAAATGAGTATTTCTGACTGGGCAAGTCcatgtagtccctccctgtttcagtccgttttccgttgtttggtgcctaatgaataagaCCACGACCTGCCCTGGTCTGCATGTCCCACTTCCTTGATCTGGGAAAGGCAGCACAAAGTGTTTTCTGTCCTgtgcccctcgctctctctctcgctctctcacacagacatgacGGCCAACAGACAACCAACCTGGCTTTTTATGGCCTACAGGAAGCTCACTATTTTTGCTCAAGGACCTGACCCCGCACTTCATAGGACCATAAATAAGATGAGCGTCCGCAGAGCTGGCCAGCCTTGCATCGTCAGCCTATTCTCACCACCCTCTGGGAGAGCTAGGGGACAGGCCAGGGCCAATGTAAATGGCAAGAGATCTAGTACAAACTAGTACAGAAACATGTAATAGCCTAAATGTTCATATGAAACAAATATGCAGTGAAAATATTTGCTATAAACTGATTGACTTTCTCTTCATATTCAAAATATTTCCACCACACTTTTATTTGGGGGCAAATTTCCAGAgtggttttgttttgttttctagtCCTAATAGTTGGTGCCGTCATGGAGAtggcttctctcgctctctttctgccAGGACTTCAGCCATGCCATCTTCAGTATACAGCATTACAACGGCCTGGAGTGGCCTCCCTGGAGTGGCATGGCCCGCAGAATCAACCAGGCATTCATTTGGCTTCCTTTTTGGGTGAGGCTTTAAATCTTCAGGCCTGTCGTCCCTTTGCCAAGTCCCTGGCAAGCTCAGTGGAATACTAATGTCCAAGCGGTTATCCGCTGCACTCGAAGTTATGGCTTCTTTTTCCCCTGCAACAGGAGGGAGGGACTACCTCACTTGTTTTCTCCAGGGGAAGTTGACAGACTGTCTACCCAGGTGCCTGCCTGCCCTGCAACGGGAGGGAGGGACTACCTCACTTGTTTTCTCCAGGGGAAGTTGACAGACTGTCTACCCAGGGGCCTCCGTTGCAATAAACAAAACTGAAAACAGAACCCTGCTGCCCCCTAAAAACAGACCTCAGCAGTGTGGGGGTCTCTGAGGGCTAGGAGTCAGAAGTCATGACGGACTCTGAACCAAAGAGAACGGGGGACACAGTGGCTTTTAGAGATACGTTTTAGGGGaattttaaatatttaaaaagcAGCTTCAGAAGTAATCTTTCAGTTTGAGCTGAGATAATTTTTCATGAGAGGTAAAGGGCTAAAATGTGTTATGGGATGAAAACATAATAATAAATCATACTTCTATTTGTAAGAAAGTATTTAACCATCTTAATGCACgtacattaataatatgcatataaagCATTTACATTTATATAAGCAATAAACCAACtaactctacagtctaaatggacTAGTGACTAAATACTGATGAAAAACCCCTATACTTAGAGCCTGCAGCTGCAGGTAGAAGGCATTATGATGCAGTTATAATTCACTGTAAGACTTGTCAAGAGTATGTGTGACACCCGTATGTTACCAAACCCTTGGCTATGTGATCATCATTACCTTGACATGGCCCTCCTTGACCTCCCCGTACTGGACGTGTTTCCTCAGGTGGTTACAGATGGCTCTGAGAGTGGGGTGGACCTCAACACAGAAGTTACACCTGTAGCCAATCGGAGCTTTGTCAGTATTGTTCACCAGCTAAAAGAAAGGGAAAACGGGGGGGGTGGTCAGCCAAAATTGTAAACAAGTTGCTTTTCACAAGACTAGTTGCAATGATATTTTCTATTGCTGATGAAATTTCTTAAAATAATACTTAAACATTTCATATTCGTTATTCAATACTATGGGTAACATTGCTATTTTAGCCATTACAttttagactaacagtgaaatgcttacttacgggtccttttccaacaatgcagagtcaaGATAAACGCTCCCTATAGTCTTGCTTATTATGCCTGTCTCATTCGACTCTGACCACATCTAGTATTTTACTGAGACGATAAATAATTTGTCCTTGAACTCTACAACTCACCTTCTCAGTCTTTGTCTCCGGTGGCTCAGATGCCTTCTGCTTGCTAAGGagctgcctcctcctctcctgcctcatCGCCCGCTTCTGGAACTCCTCGTTATGGTTCATCAGGTGAGTGCTGAGGAGAGGAAGACCCAGGAATTTCAGCTCACAGTGGGCACACTGATAGAGCTCTGTCTCCGTCCCATCCTCCGTAAGGCTGGGGTGGATGACGAAGTCCCGCTTCAAGTCCTTGCCACTGTGATGGTCGTTGTAGTGCATGGAGAGCAGATCGACCGTGCTGAAGGATAGCTGGAAGCATTTTAGACACTTGAACGGCAGCCACTCGGCAACCTCTCCCTCTGGCTCGGGCTTCGGTTCAACCTCCACCACTTTGTTCACCTCTTCGATGGGTTCGGGTTCTTTGGCATAGAGTACAGTGAAGTAGCGTCCGAGTTTGCTGGAGTGTTGCCGTTTGGGGAAGACTCCTGGATGGCGTTTGATGTAGTGGGAGACTATGCTCTTCCTGCTGAAGGCCTGGAAAGCACAGAGCGAACACTTTCTCCTCTCCACGGCCAACCGTAACTCCTCGGTCAGCTCCGACCCTTCCGCCTCTGACGCCAAGGGCACCACCACTTTACTGGGCTTCTCCGTCAACGTCTTGGAGGCTGCCAGGCAATGTGTGTAGTAGGCATCAATGTCATGACGCTTCTGATAGTGAGCCGCCAGGCCTTTGCGAATGGGATTGGTGTACGAACAGAGAGCACACTTGAAGACGTTGTTCTTGCCTTCCGGCTGAGCTCTGACGTTGTTGTGTTTGATGCGGTAGTGTCGAGCTATGCCTTTTCTGGTCGAGCAGAAGTACTTGCAGAGCTGACACCTAAACACAGCATGGGCCTCTCCTTTGTTGATGGGGAACTGGGTGAGAGCGAGTTCGAATTCGCTGACCTCTTGTACCTCTGACGATAGACTCGTGGCACTGCATTCAGCCACCGGCTCATCTTTCACTGTGGAATATTGCATGTGGGGAGTCTTGAACATATCTGAAGCTGGTTGATTGTGATATTTCTCGTAGTGAACTTTCAGTTTCTCCAATGTCCCATGAGTGTAAGGACACATTTTGCACCTGTACGCACCATAGCCCTGTCTTTGGGTTTTGCACTTGTCATCCACTTCAGTTATATCTTTAACCTGCTCTATATCGTCTGAGAAGTCCTCCGCGGTGACCTTCACCAACGGATGCCTCTTCTGGTAATGAGTGAGAACTCCATGGATGCGTGAGTTCACATACGGACAGTGGCGACACTTGTAAACTGAACTTGGATTGATATCAGCTTCCTGTGCGAAGTCAGCCGCCTTGACTTTCATGCCTGGGTGTTTCTTGCCATAGTGTGTCAGAAGTCCATGTAGGctgttatactcagacagacatacagtgcaCTGGTACGGGCTGTTTGAGATAGAGCTGCTTGTGTGGGAGAGCCTGGGATGGTGTTGGAGGTGTTCTTGAGGTGGCGTAGGGATATCCAGTGGGCCTTCATCGTGCTCAGTCGGAAGAAAAGTGAAAGGTGGTCCTTTAGCCATCGATGGGTGGAGTGTCGCTTGGGACCTTTGACCTTTGATGATGTCCAGTAGCACAGACTCATCCCCTTTGACAGCCCAGGGGTGGACAGCTTGGTAGTGGTTGGTGATATCCCAGATGGAACAAGCCTCGAAGGCACAATCTCTGCATTGGTAGTGCTTAGTGTCCCCAGCGTTCCCTCCCGGCTGGGAGGCAGTAGTATCAGGCCCTGCCCACAGCTTGCTGGCCATGTACGTGTAGTCAACGTTGTGCTCTGGGTGCCGTCTTTGGTAATGCAAGAGCAGCCCGTTGGGTTCTCCGTGGGAATAGATGCACCACTCACAGTGGTAACCAGCCTCCAGGATGCCGTCTTGGTACGCCCAGTGTAAAATGGTCATGGCTGTGGCCTTCACAGTAGGATGATCCTTCTTCAGGTGCTTCTTCAAGGCATACACGTATGGAGATGTATAAGAGCAGTGCCTGCACTTCAATGAGCGAAGGGTTTCGGAGGacgtctctatcatctcagcagGAGCAGCAGGAGCAATGGCAGAGGCTGCAGTGCCTGACTGGCCCATCTGAGCTCGCTCTCGTTGACTGCGGACCACCGCAGTGTGCCGGCGTACAAGGTCAGCATTCGACTTTGCGTCCCTGTGCTTCTTTTGGTAGTGAATCAGCACTCCTTTTACAGTGCGGTTCCCGTAGTCACAGTGCTGACAGAAGAAGAGCATCTCTGCTTCTCCCTTCTCTGTGCCAACCCTACCATGTGAATTACTGGATCCATCGAATCCGTTGTTGTTGAACTGTTTGAGGAACTGCTTTGGAGGTGCAATCTGTAGCTCATCCATTAGTTTCATCAACCCAGGGGTGGGACTGGCATGCTTGATGTATTTCGCTGTGACTTTTATTTCTGGATGTCTCTTTTGATAATGGACAAGAACACCCACAACAGAGCGGTTGCTGTAAACACAATGTTTACAGTAGTAGATCTCCTCATCCGTACCAAATGGCATTGTGGCGCTGGATGACTTCACAGGGGTGGGTATGTTGACATTGTAGGAAGAGCTGCCTGCTGACAGTGGCCTATCAACTGTGATAACCCTCATAGTTTTCTGAATACGGAAATACGAGGCCTTCTGCTCTGGATGCTTCTTCTGATAGTGCACTAGAACAGAGTGCATGTTAGGGCTAGCAAAGGAGCATACTTCACAGTCATACACTACAACGTTACCACCCTCTTTCAGGGCTTCCGTCTCTGCAGTTGTATCTTGCGTCTTTGCAACATTTTTGTGTGCAGGACTGGATGAGGACTTGGGCGTGGAAGTGGAAGAGCTACAGGTGAAACTCTTGGGACCGGAGTTTAATATTTCTCTCAGCGTTTGAGATTCTGCACCCTTGTGTTGCTGTTCCACCACGTAGCTTGAGAAGATCATAGCGTTGTTTATTTTCACTTCAGGGTGCATTCTTTGGTAATGGGGCATCAAGCTCCTGACGTTTGGACTTGTGTACGAACAGAAGCGGCACATGTACACCAGATCTGGTTGGTTGAAGTTCAGCACATTGCTGGCTTCTGGATGGTGATCCATGTAGTGATCGTGAAGATCGTTGAAGTTGGTGTATTCGATGAAGCACTCCAGGCAACGGAAGACTGCGCTCTGATCCTCGGGGTCGAGGATGTATCTAAAGCTAAACTTGATATAAGGGTGCATTCTCTGGTAGTGGGTGCTTACACTGCGGGCTGACTTGTTGTGGTAGTCACAGTGCTTGCAATAGAAGCGTGCGACCCCAGAGACCTCTGAATAGTCCAGGTTCTCATGGAAAGCAGTATCTCGGCTGTCTTGGCTGCTCTGGTCCTGGAGATCAGCTTTAGGATCAGCAGAGTCGTTGTCCTCATCGTCAGAGAGTGTCAGCGCAATGGGAATGTTTCTTAGCTTTGACGTAAGGGTTCTTTTTCTTTTACCCACCCGGCCTTCGTAAAGCTTGTTGTAAACGTAGCCATGATTTTTACTATCACTGTCATTCTCCTCCTTGTCTCTGCCCACATCTTCATCAATGTTGAGCTCTCCTTCCTCTTCATCATCAATTCCTTCCAGATGAATCACCAGATCCTCCTGTTGTTGACTGATCTTGCTCTGAAGGTTGTTGGCGATTTCATCAATCCTAGTTCTCTTTTTGACTGGAGACAGATCTAAAGGTAGGTCGTTGATGGACTTTCTTGCTGTTTTCCCGGTTAAGTGCTTTTTGGATCCAAGTCCAAGAATCGAAGTCTGGGTTTTTTGTACAAAGCTCTGAGAATTGGAGAGCGTTTCTAATTCGGAGTCCTGCTGCTCATTTGCTGACTCCTCCAGAACGACAGCTTGCATTTCGTCACAGTAGGAGTGTTTGTGTTGCTGGTGAACCCTCAGACCTTTCAGAGTGGTGGTCGAGAAGCTACAAAGAGTACAGCGGTGAGGGTTCTGCTGATTAAGGTCATTTAGCACACTGTTAAGCTTTTTCCCATTGACTTTGGAAGCAGCAACATTTCCTCCGTTCACTGGTTCTGGAGTCTCGTTCTGAGGACCTGGGCTTTCACTGGTCAAGTCCATGGTGTCCCAGTCTGAGGAGTGGCTTTGCTTGTGCGTGCCTAACTTGAGAGGGCTGGTGCAGATGAAGGGGCACACATCACACTTGTACACTGTAGTCTTACCAGACAGGTGTATGTTCTCGATGTGACGGGAGATGCTTCTGCGATGCATGGTGAGGAAAGAGCAGAAGGGACATTGGAACCTGTTCATGTACCTTCTGAACGGTATCCCTTTAGTCTCCAGCATCTTGTTATCCTCCTCAGACAGAAGCTGCTTAGCAGAATCACCGGCTGACAACGGGTCGGTGTATTTGGGGTCATCCTCGTCACCCAGTTCGTCGTCGTCTTCAGAGCTGCTCCTAGGGTCATCCAGCATGCCTGAATCCATCTCTATGGCAGAGTTGGAGACATCAGACATCACGAAGGTGGACCTTTCAGACAAAATGGAAGATCCTGTGCTGTTTGGCGCTACCGATTGGATCTGTGAATACTGATAGGGTGATATCCCAGAGGCGGTTTTGCTGAGCTTGAAAACTGAGCAGTTGGCTACTGAGGAGCCTTCATTAACACTCTGGTCATTGGAAACCATATTGGAGTTAGGGCTTCTTGGGGAAGAGGGGGAATCCGATTTAGAAGAGCCTGcgcttccctctccttctccacttGGGTGGATGGTTGAGATCCTTTTCGCCATGTTGCTGTTTTTCATCATGTTATCACACCATCCCCCACGAAGAGCCTGGTTCCCCCTGGACTTCCCCAGAGGTTTAACCATGGACTCCAAGATGCCACGTTCCACCACATCCTCTTCTATTTCCTCACTGGGTTCCTCAGACGACAATGCCTCAGATTCTTCAACAGCCTCAGATGGAGATTCAGGGGGGTCCAGATTAAGTTTCCCTTTATGATACATCTTTTGGTGTTTCAGGATCCTGGCTTTGCGTGGAGACTTGTATGTACAATACTGGCAGGAGAACACTTTCCCAAGACTATCATGGATGAGGATATTGTAGTTGGACTGTTTGGACGCCTGGGAGGCTGGTGAGCTCCCACCACTTAGTGTGGCTCCATGTACCTTCTTGGTGTGTTTACTCAAGAGAGATTTGGATCTAAAGTAACGGACACAGATCTTACACTGGAATAACTGGTTTGCTGACTTGTTGGATTGGTTTGCTGACTTGTTGTATGGCATTTGGTTCGAGCTGGAAAAGTCTGTTTCGAAGCAGTGGCCTGTGGgaaagaaagaagaaaaaaagagaccAGTATAAAACTTTAATCAATCTTTCCTTTAATAATTATATgctttatataaatatataaaatatgtACACATAATACATATACATATGTAAAGTATAAATATGTAAAGTATAAGACATACCTATATCATTCATAATAAGGAATCATAATCATTTGTCCATACACAACACAGTCGATGGAGTGCCCTTACCCGTTTCAGTTTGGGGAGATTCATTctgctcatcctcctcctccccctctgtctgGCTGGGGGAGTTAAGAGAGTCTGACCTGGACTGGCAGGGACTCCCGCCCCCCTCTCCGTCTCCGACGTCCGTGGGCTGCAGGAAGGCCGTGTGGACATCCTGGATGTGGGCCTTGAGGTCGTCATATGACTCAGCACGGAAGTCACAGCCATCGCACTGTAGCACCTCCATCGCTGAGGACTCCCTGGAAAATCAGGGAAACCTGGTGAGAAAAAACACAAGAGAAGAGAATGGGTGAGTAGGGGAAGAAATTAAAGTGAAGGGGCGATGCCTCAGTCTCAGACAACAACATGTCACATTTAGGCCACATGGGTGGAAACACAAAAGTATTTAGGCCTAGCACCGGTGTAGGCTAAAACCCTGGGATAGAAATGCAACAGTAGAGACATTTTAGAGAAGGCAAGACAAGAGAATTGGTCAGTTTCTGCCTCGGTCTCACACGTCAACATTAGAGACATCTACAGACGGCTGGATTCTTCAGCTCTGACATCACTGCAGTGCATACTAAGGagatctgttgttgttgctgttgcatGCTTCCAAGAACAATGGGCAATCTGAGGAGGGATTACTGAGTTGATTTGTTCCATCTTTATTACCTTGGGATAAACTACAGCTGGAGAGCAGCGCCATCAGGATgagtcccaaatagtaccctattcctgATATggcgcactacatttgaccagggccctatgggcggtggtcaaaagtagagcgCTAAAAAAAGGGactagggtactatttgggactcATAACCGTCAGACTGCATCCCAATatttacatcacacacacacacacacagacaattctCTCAGATTGCATCAAGTCCCTCCCAAATAAGACTTAAATCAatccacacagagagaaagataaagcTTTGTGTCCGCAGTGCTATTCTGTTCCGTGATGAAACACACAACTGATGTAACTGATAATGGTCAGTGCTATCCGGTacccttgggacgtccctaccctaatccttaaccctaccctaacattaaCCATAATCCTTACCGTAAACATTTTAGACGTCCCAAGGTTCACGGATAGCACGGACCAACTGATAATAACCTGTCACCTCTGACCTCGACATTCTAACTAACCAATGGCATTGCTTGTTGGTCAAACTGACTTGCTGCACATAAATACACCAATATGCCACTCATTTACATTTCTCTGTTTCAAAT
It encodes:
- the LOC129810737 gene encoding zinc finger protein 462-like isoform X1, with amino-acid sequence MEVLQCDGCDFRAESYDDLKAHIQDVHTAFLQPTDVGDGEGGGSPCQSRSDSLNSPSQTEGEEEDEQNESPQTETGHCFETDFSSSNQMPYNKSANQSNKSANQLFQCKICVRYFRSKSLLSKHTKKVHGATLSGGSSPASQASKQSNYNILIHDSLGKVFSCQYCTYKSPRKARILKHQKMYHKGKLNLDPPESPSEAVEESEALSSEEPSEEIEEDVVERGILESMVKPLGKSRGNQALRGGWCDNMMKNSNMAKRISTIHPSGEGEGSAGSSKSDSPSSPRSPNSNMVSNDQSVNEGSSVANCSVFKLSKTASGISPYQYSQIQSVAPNSTGSSILSERSTFVMSDVSNSAIEMDSGMLDDPRSSSEDDDELGDEDDPKYTDPLSAGDSAKQLLSEEDNKMLETKGIPFRRYMNRFQCPFCSFLTMHRRSISRHIENIHLSGKTTVYKCDVCPFICTSPLKLGTHKQSHSSDWDTMDLTSESPGPQNETPEPVNGGNVAASKVNGKKLNSVLNDLNQQNPHRCTLCSFSTTTLKGLRVHQQHKHSYCDEMQAVVLEESANEQQDSELETLSNSQSFVQKTQTSILGLGSKKHLTGKTARKSINDLPLDLSPVKKRTRIDEIANNLQSKISQQQEDLVIHLEGIDDEEEGELNIDEDVGRDKEENDSDSKNHGYVYNKLYEGRVGKRKRTLTSKLRNIPIALTLSDDEDNDSADPKADLQDQSSQDSRDTAFHENLDYSEVSGVARFYCKHCDYHNKSARSVSTHYQRMHPYIKFSFRYILDPEDQSAVFRCLECFIEYTNFNDLHDHYMDHHPEASNVLNFNQPDLVYMCRFCSYTSPNVRSLMPHYQRMHPEVKINNAMIFSSYVVEQQHKGAESQTLREILNSGPKSFTCSSSTSTPKSSSSPAHKNVAKTQDTTAETEALKEGGNVVVYDCEVCSFASPNMHSVLVHYQKKHPEQKASYFRIQKTMRVITVDRPLSAGSSSYNVNIPTPVKSSSATMPFGTDEEIYYCKHCVYSNRSVVGVLVHYQKRHPEIKVTAKYIKHASPTPGLMKLMDELQIAPPKQFLKQFNNNGFDGSSNSHGRVGTEKGEAEMLFFCQHCDYGNRTVKGVLIHYQKKHRDAKSNADLVRRHTAVVRSQRERAQMGQSGTAASAIAPAAPAEMIETSSETLRSLKCRHCSYTSPYVYALKKHLKKDHPTVKATAMTILHWAYQDGILEAGYHCEWCIYSHGEPNGLLLHYQRRHPEHNVDYTYMASKLWAGPDTTASQPGGNAGDTKHYQCRDCAFEACSIWDITNHYQAVHPWAVKGDESVLLDIIKGQRSQATLHPSMAKGPPFTFLPTEHDEGPLDIPTPPQEHLQHHPRLSHTSSSISNSPYQCTVCLSEYNSLHGLLTHYGKKHPGMKVKAADFAQEADINPSSVYKCRHCPYVNSRIHGVLTHYQKRHPLVKVTAEDFSDDIEQVKDITEVDDKCKTQRQGYGAYRCKMCPYTHGTLEKLKVHYEKYHNQPASDMFKTPHMQYSTVKDEPVAECSATSLSSEVQEVSEFELALTQFPINKGEAHAVFRCQLCKYFCSTRKGIARHYRIKHNNVRAQPEGKNNVFKCALCSYTNPIRKGLAAHYQKRHDIDAYYTHCLAASKTLTEKPSKVVVPLASEAEGSELTEELRLAVERRKCSLCAFQAFSRKSIVSHYIKRHPGVFPKRQHSSKLGRYFTVLYAKEPEPIEEVNKVVEVEPKPEPEGEVAEWLPFKCLKCFQLSFSTVDLLSMHYNDHHSGKDLKRDFVIHPSLTEDGTETELYQCAHCELKFLGLPLLSTHLMNHNEEFQKRAMRQERRRQLLSKQKASEPPETKTEKLVNNTDKAPIGYRCNFCVEVHPTLRAICNHLRKHVQYGEVKEGHVKQEVTDVPLSTIPGENSITNGEVEEVTDNSIMETSPKDMTMVATAMGPVVAGDAVAIETMEMAIGEGVGVVAPVGQQVKERLVGGHPCAQCDRVFMSMQGLRSHERSHSAMAMFTREDKYSCQYCQFVSPFRHNLDRHVQSHHGHHKPFRCKLCPFKSAYLSRLKSHLHKAHAGENTYKCLSCPFSSMTISQLKEHSLRDHGEALTLPRLRAGATTQGPQTRPLRLGSDPHQTPLTSNLDDAGYLHETADVRQQLSHYQLASRSHVTTAPAQGATSDTRPDGILTCEFCEFSSGYMQSLRRHYRDRHGGKKLFKCKDCSFFTCSKSAFTMHVEAGHTVVLEEGHKDLRCPLCLYHTKYKSNMIDHIVLHREERVVPLEVSRSKLSRHLAGVVFRCHKCTFTCSSDQSLQLHVTKHNEMKPYQCQLCYYDSRERYQLEEHLRDEHKVIRNFESMGRVNLDQLDALKEIRSSAEEEEEREEDGMVMEEEMMEERRDEELEEEEEGGVAEKPFPKDVPVVSPSSSSVSASADKRFPCEFCGRCFSNNIEWERHVLRHGMTVTNSRTTDTSATPAIDTSAQLLIGSLDVVTMTDRGMDLSSNGMEVERGYASDVSQSSKNQNEEDKEILETKNDL